Proteins from a single region of Phycisphaerae bacterium:
- a CDS encoding sigma-70 family RNA polymerase sigma factor, with protein sequence MSTRAAIPLDALSARQRRLVESHLPLIHHTLNRLDEWVARLRRTGRYAELVQEGSLALIDAVRSHDPTRHGAFAPYAMARIHFAVSRFVHETHCAIRVPYSTQRRRRRRFRDEKSRHNPSAPPRIVRLSARHHVAARPFSHPAGPVNPSADETPTLGERIRDRIDRAAARAEQRLAHAPRLTPIGREVVARCAKNRWTIPEPDEKTPIRELARSLNCPPSHVQRCEERFVKRAREILKRDPALAQLRALTRRAPEGLSHRPTPHELAVINSDGVAPANSRCRLGEAPAEPA encoded by the coding sequence ATGTCGACCCGCGCCGCCATTCCCCTCGACGCCCTCTCCGCCCGACAGCGCCGACTCGTCGAATCCCATCTCCCCCTCATCCACCACACGCTCAATCGTCTCGACGAATGGGTCGCCCGCCTCCGCCGCACTGGTCGCTACGCCGAACTCGTCCAGGAAGGCAGCCTCGCCCTCATCGACGCCGTCCGCTCCCATGACCCGACGCGCCACGGCGCCTTCGCCCCCTACGCTATGGCCCGCATCCACTTCGCCGTCAGCCGCTTCGTCCACGAAACCCATTGCGCCATCCGCGTCCCCTACAGCACCCAGCGCCGCCGGCGACGCCGCTTCCGCGACGAAAAATCCCGCCACAACCCCAGCGCCCCGCCCCGCATCGTCCGCCTCTCCGCCCGCCACCACGTCGCCGCCCGCCCCTTCTCCCATCCCGCCGGTCCCGTCAACCCGAGCGCTGACGAGACGCCCACCCTCGGCGAGCGCATCCGCGACCGCATCGATCGCGCCGCCGCCCGCGCCGAACAGCGCCTCGCCCACGCCCCGCGCCTCACCCCCATCGGTCGCGAAGTCGTCGCCCGCTGCGCAAAAAACCGTTGGACCATCCCCGAGCCCGACGAAAAGACCCCCATCCGCGAACTCGCCCGCTCCTTGAATTGCCCGCCCAGCCACGTCCAGCGCTGCGAGGAGCGCTTCGTAAAGCGCGCCCGCGAGATCCTCAAGCGCGACCCCGCCCTCGCTCAACTCCGCGCCCTCACGCGCCGCGCCCCCGAAGGCCTCTCCCACCGCCCCACGCCGCACGAATTGGCAGTGATTAATTCTGATGGTGTGGCACCGGCTAATAGCCGGTGTAGGTTGGGCGAGGCTCCCGCCGAGCCAGCGTAG
- a CDS encoding PEP-CTERM sorting domain-containing protein (PEP-CTERM proteins occur, often in large numbers, in the proteomes of bacteria that also encode an exosortase, a predicted intramembrane cysteine proteinase. The presence of a PEP-CTERM domain at a protein's C-terminus predicts cleavage within the sorting domain, followed by covalent anchoring to some some component of the (usually Gram-negative) cell surface. Many PEP-CTERM proteins exhibit an unusual sequence composition that includes large numbers of potential glycosylation sites. Expression of one such protein has been shown restore the ability of a bacterium to form floc, a type of biofilm.), whose protein sequence is MNRINWTGTLVVAIALAGPAYGINGTPTWFESEVGVPLASSYVSTPVLAFDHYGSAAVSWSSVSQVGGAHSVRYSQLQGFGQWNTRELASAVGSGLRTSLSFDRSERPSVAWVNQNGSVQASFNLGAAQELTATGANSTNPIVSLSHDLAGSLRGMYSRTTPTGNLFDIGYSGTLFSNASMTTLSGVTSILDAAMLADDRGLRQLAARVTLSAGNQGLVLASEPFGGGSWSAVTHVAADNVTGVDLAMDPTDGRMAVAYSTRDNAGVSKLYYSKFNGFSMQTTELASSTNTFRYEDVSLAFDFSDGLPAIAYERKNTGSGAEELMFAYRDSVMWQLPVSPVDGTISMDAPGNKIRRPSLAFDDFGTSWPAIAYADSDGSLNVAFDPPVPEPGVLGLVIVGLAVVIQRRRRVYPCLSGRRAGV, encoded by the coding sequence ATGAATCGAATCAATTGGACGGGGACGCTGGTGGTGGCGATCGCGCTGGCGGGTCCGGCGTACGGGATCAACGGGACGCCGACGTGGTTTGAATCGGAAGTCGGCGTACCGCTGGCGAGTTCGTATGTCTCGACGCCGGTGCTGGCGTTCGATCATTACGGCTCGGCGGCCGTGTCGTGGTCGTCGGTGTCGCAGGTAGGCGGGGCGCACTCGGTGCGCTACTCGCAGCTCCAGGGATTCGGCCAGTGGAACACGCGGGAGCTGGCGAGTGCCGTAGGGTCGGGGCTGCGGACGAGCCTGAGCTTTGACCGCTCGGAGCGGCCGAGCGTGGCGTGGGTGAATCAGAACGGGTCGGTGCAGGCGAGCTTCAACCTGGGCGCGGCACAGGAATTGACGGCGACGGGGGCGAACTCGACGAACCCGATCGTATCGCTGTCGCACGATCTGGCGGGCTCGTTGCGGGGGATGTACAGCCGGACGACGCCGACGGGGAATCTCTTTGACATTGGATATTCCGGGACGCTGTTTTCGAATGCCAGCATGACGACATTGTCGGGCGTGACGAGCATCCTCGACGCGGCGATGCTGGCGGACGATCGGGGGCTGCGGCAACTCGCGGCGCGGGTGACCTTGAGCGCGGGGAATCAGGGGCTGGTGCTGGCGTCGGAGCCGTTCGGCGGGGGGAGCTGGTCGGCGGTGACGCACGTCGCGGCGGACAACGTGACGGGCGTTGATCTGGCCATGGACCCGACGGACGGGCGGATGGCGGTGGCGTACTCGACGCGGGACAACGCCGGGGTCTCGAAGCTGTATTACTCGAAGTTCAACGGGTTTTCGATGCAGACGACGGAATTGGCATCATCGACCAACACGTTTCGCTACGAAGACGTGTCCCTGGCGTTTGATTTTTCCGACGGTCTGCCGGCGATTGCGTACGAGCGGAAGAACACAGGCAGCGGGGCGGAGGAGCTGATGTTCGCGTATCGCGACAGTGTCATGTGGCAGCTACCGGTGAGCCCGGTCGATGGGACGATTTCCATGGATGCGCCGGGGAACAAGATTCGCAGGCCGTCGCTGGCGTTTGATGACTTCGGGACGAGCTGGCCGGCGATCGCGTATGCGGATTCGGACGGGTCGCTGAACGTGGCGTTCGATCCGCCGGTGCCGGAGCCGGGGGTTCTGGGGCTGGTGATCGTGGGGCTCGCCGTAGTGATTCAGAGGCGTCGGCGTGTTTACCCGTGCTTGTCGGGGCGACGCGCGGGGGTATGA
- a CDS encoding proprotein convertase P-domain-containing protein, which produces MKKGFEVGLARAVVALTLAVVVIGGLVTPDSVLAGAAPPPPPGCPSLLTSFNNNNMAAVGDNQTIMSVITVSGVDPEIWDVDVVTTIAHLTNDDLDITLTSPAGTVVTLTTDNGGNSNDNVFNGTFWDDDGGDSNAPGPATDNGYVDTVVATPLVPEEAMSAFVGENPNGDWTLTVTDDNTNGFSGTLTSWSLNVYTIPGAPTNTQSTVTNNTGMAIADNSTIMSDIVVSGLDTFLCDVNMRTFITHTSYDDLDITLESPTGTIVTISTDNGGTSNDSVFDGTIWDDSAGDTNPPGPVTDTGFADGAVETTLVPEEAMGAFVGEDPNGTWTLTITDDNTNAQPGNLSSWSLILNTCRQPDADVDATGDACDTCTDTDGDGRGNPGFAANTCPVDNCPTVANAGQGDTDGDGDGNACDSCPNDAENDADGDGDCGNVDNCPTVSNSGQEDGDGDGKGDACDNCPGAFNADQTDGDGDGKGDACDNCPMTFNADQADSDNDGIGDACETSGPPPAGGGCCAPGVFPVAGLFLPACLIGWRLRRWRRLGTGR; this is translated from the coding sequence ATGAAGAAAGGATTTGAAGTCGGATTGGCTCGGGCTGTTGTCGCATTGACCTTGGCGGTAGTGGTCATCGGGGGGTTGGTGACGCCTGATTCGGTATTGGCGGGCGCCGCGCCACCGCCTCCTCCGGGGTGCCCTTCGCTGTTAACGAGCTTCAACAACAACAATATGGCGGCGGTGGGGGACAATCAGACGATCATGTCGGTCATCACGGTTTCGGGCGTCGATCCTGAGATCTGGGATGTGGATGTGGTCACGACCATCGCGCATCTCACGAATGATGATCTGGACATCACGCTGACCTCCCCGGCGGGGACGGTGGTGACGTTGACCACCGACAACGGCGGCAACTCGAACGACAACGTGTTCAACGGGACGTTTTGGGATGATGACGGCGGCGATTCGAACGCGCCGGGGCCGGCGACGGATAACGGCTATGTTGACACCGTCGTAGCGACGCCTCTCGTTCCCGAGGAAGCGATGTCGGCCTTTGTCGGCGAAAACCCCAATGGGGACTGGACCCTGACGGTGACGGACGACAACACCAACGGCTTCTCGGGCACGCTGACCTCGTGGTCCCTCAATGTCTATACGATTCCCGGCGCGCCCACGAACACTCAATCCACGGTGACCAACAATACCGGCATGGCCATCGCTGACAACAGCACCATCATGTCGGACATTGTGGTGAGCGGGCTGGACACGTTCCTTTGCGATGTGAACATGCGGACATTCATCACGCACACGTCGTACGATGATCTGGATATTACCCTTGAGTCGCCCACGGGTACGATCGTAACTATCAGCACGGACAATGGCGGCACGAGCAATGACAGCGTCTTTGACGGAACGATCTGGGACGATTCGGCCGGTGATACCAATCCGCCCGGACCCGTAACGGACACCGGTTTCGCTGACGGCGCCGTTGAGACCACGCTCGTGCCCGAGGAGGCGATGGGCGCGTTCGTGGGGGAAGACCCCAATGGCACCTGGACGCTGACCATCACGGATGACAATACCAATGCCCAACCGGGCAACCTCAGTTCGTGGTCGTTGATCCTTAACACGTGTCGGCAGCCGGATGCGGACGTCGATGCCACGGGAGACGCATGTGATACCTGCACGGACACGGACGGCGACGGCCGCGGCAACCCAGGATTTGCCGCAAACACCTGCCCCGTCGACAACTGCCCGACCGTCGCCAACGCCGGTCAAGGCGATACGGACGGAGATGGGGACGGGAATGCCTGCGACTCTTGCCCGAACGACGCGGAGAATGACGCGGACGGCGACGGCGATTGTGGCAACGTGGACAATTGCCCGACCGTTTCCAATTCCGGTCAGGAGGACGGTGACGGCGACGGGAAGGGCGACGCGTGCGACAACTGCCCCGGCGCTTTCAACGCCGATCAGACTGATGGTGATGGAGATGGCAAGGGGGACGCCTGCGACAACTGCCCGATGACGTTCAATGCCGATCAGGCGGACTCCGACAACGACGGCATCGGCGATGCTTGCGAGACGTCCGGGCCTCCTCCGGCGGGGGGTGGCTGTTGCGCGCCCGGCGTGTTCCCGGTAGCGGGGCTGTTCCTGCCGGCCTGCCTGATCGGTTGGCGCTTACGCCGATGGCGCAGGCTCGGGACCGGCCGATAA
- a CDS encoding thrombospondin type 3 repeat-containing protein, with protein MSSTAHNRVCHSHRFHHLGGFLLVLLPFWAGCTSFTLISEVEQNNTTATATLLRPYEIGAGNIGPPGPALGDADNWRVPRVTAGHLVFAYVDTIASANRDSVLRVLDNAGAEIEMDDDDGPSSSSVVAGAVVPATGNVFYEVTEFGNNGTIDDYRLYHAIVDPAQTTVESEPNDNGMQANVISRALVVGDLVGGTVDYYKFQAVMNDTFVVIMDDDPDNDGTETDTGLEILDTDGMTVLMNGTGDNVAGANGNAAGSAAAPADGTYFVRVSSGGAGQTNYRFVLLLIGAPYADQDADNLADHRDNCPTAANTPGQTDTDLDGFGDACDTCPMSNLKTAPGVCGCDQPDIDVDGDGTVDCGLADPARALLATRGLLLIPDRTSDRIMAFDPATGNLVDPNFVPADMAHLSTAVSAVLSANGQRILVSDINTDAVHAYDLNGNYVGIFAPAGGVDTMILDEPAGLALRPNGNLLVGVNAGANQSAVAEFDTNGAYVGNFVANGAGGLGLPNQLRFYTDELLVSDSGGQEILRYDANTGASLGSFALVHQHPRELATASNGRLLAAANSGNQRGIIEYAPNAAVTNHFTPFQLIAANGVHELTTGNLLVTGLFGIFEIDRNTHAVEPKLLNLSAQFIDFALLDKDKDGTGDNLDNCPNQSNADQANPDGDNRGSACDNCPDVANNDQADGDGDGKGDVCDNCPSAFNADQADGDGDGKGDACDNCPATFNADQTDSDGNGIGDACEAGAPPPDGGCGACAPGVFPTVGLFTPLTIMGWKLRRRRPAIRS; from the coding sequence ATGTCGTCGACAGCGCACAATCGGGTCTGCCATTCGCACCGCTTTCACCACCTCGGCGGGTTCCTGTTGGTCTTGCTGCCTTTCTGGGCAGGGTGTACCAGCTTCACCCTCATCAGTGAAGTGGAGCAGAACAACACGACCGCCACGGCCACTCTCCTCCGTCCCTATGAGATCGGCGCGGGCAACATTGGACCTCCCGGCCCCGCCCTCGGCGACGCGGACAACTGGCGGGTGCCGCGGGTGACGGCCGGCCATTTGGTCTTCGCCTACGTGGACACGATTGCGTCGGCGAACAGGGATTCGGTCCTGCGCGTACTCGACAATGCGGGTGCCGAAATCGAAATGGACGACGACGACGGCCCTAGTAGTTCGTCCGTGGTCGCCGGTGCCGTTGTGCCCGCGACCGGCAACGTGTTCTACGAAGTCACCGAGTTTGGAAACAACGGGACCATTGACGACTATCGTCTCTATCACGCGATCGTTGATCCCGCTCAGACCACGGTGGAGTCGGAACCCAACGACAACGGCATGCAGGCCAATGTGATCAGCCGGGCGCTCGTGGTCGGCGATCTGGTGGGTGGCACCGTCGACTATTACAAGTTTCAGGCCGTCATGAACGACACGTTTGTCGTCATCATGGACGACGACCCCGACAACGACGGCACTGAAACCGATACCGGGCTGGAAATCCTGGACACGGATGGCATGACGGTCCTTATGAACGGCACGGGTGACAACGTCGCCGGTGCCAACGGCAATGCCGCCGGCTCCGCGGCGGCGCCGGCTGACGGTACGTACTTCGTTCGCGTCAGCAGCGGAGGTGCGGGACAGACGAATTACCGCTTCGTCCTACTGTTGATCGGTGCGCCGTATGCCGACCAGGACGCGGACAACCTTGCGGACCACCGGGACAACTGCCCGACCGCCGCCAATACTCCCGGCCAGACTGACACGGACCTCGATGGCTTCGGCGACGCCTGTGACACGTGCCCCATGTCCAACCTCAAGACCGCGCCCGGCGTTTGCGGGTGCGATCAGCCGGACATTGATGTGGACGGCGACGGGACGGTGGATTGCGGCCTGGCCGACCCGGCCCGCGCCCTGCTCGCCACGCGCGGACTTCTGCTGATACCCGACCGCACGTCCGATCGGATCATGGCATTTGACCCGGCGACGGGCAATCTGGTCGATCCGAACTTCGTCCCCGCCGACATGGCCCATCTTTCCACCGCCGTTTCGGCGGTACTCTCGGCGAATGGCCAGCGCATCCTGGTTTCCGATATCAATACCGACGCGGTGCACGCGTACGATCTGAACGGCAACTATGTGGGCATCTTCGCGCCGGCGGGCGGCGTGGACACGATGATTCTGGACGAGCCGGCGGGCCTGGCCCTGCGCCCCAACGGAAATCTGCTGGTCGGCGTCAACGCCGGGGCGAACCAGAGCGCAGTTGCCGAATTCGACACGAATGGAGCTTACGTCGGCAACTTCGTCGCCAACGGCGCGGGCGGGCTCGGACTTCCGAACCAGCTCCGCTTTTATACGGACGAACTCCTGGTGAGCGACTCGGGCGGCCAGGAGATTCTGCGGTACGACGCCAATACCGGCGCGTCCCTCGGTAGTTTTGCGTTGGTTCACCAGCATCCGCGGGAGCTTGCGACCGCGTCTAACGGCCGACTGCTGGCCGCGGCCAACTCCGGAAACCAGCGCGGCATTATTGAATATGCCCCGAACGCTGCCGTGACGAACCACTTCACGCCTTTCCAGCTGATAGCGGCGAATGGTGTCCACGAGCTGACCACGGGCAATCTGCTGGTCACCGGCCTCTTCGGCATTTTCGAAATTGATCGCAACACCCACGCCGTTGAGCCGAAGCTGCTCAACCTCAGTGCCCAGTTCATCGATTTCGCCTTGTTGGATAAAGACAAAGACGGCACGGGCGACAATCTGGACAATTGTCCCAATCAGTCGAACGCCGACCAGGCGAACCCCGACGGCGACAATCGGGGCAGTGCCTGCGACAACTGTCCGGACGTCGCCAACAACGATCAGGCGGACGGCGACGGGGATGGGAAGGGAGACGTCTGCGACAACTGTCCCAGCGCGTTCAATGCCGACCAGGCCGACGGCGATGGCGACGGCAAGGGAGACGCGTGCGACAACTGTCCGGCGACGTTTAACGCGGATCAGACGGACAGCGATGGGAACGGTATCGGCGATGCATGTGAGGCCGGTGCGCCGCCGCCCGACGGCGGCTGCGGGGCCTGCGCGCCGGGCGTGTTTCCGACGGTCGGATTGTTCACGCCGCTCACGATCATGGGGTGGAAATTGCGCCGGCGACGGCCGGCGATAAGGAGCTAA
- a CDS encoding thrombospondin type 3 repeat-containing protein, which yields MMTKNRVSGMGSQCALTWAAVLALGAAAGASAQPVRLLVGSSITNQVLRYNGDTGTFSDAFVPAASGGLNAPFGLVFGPDGNLYVSSGITDSVLRYNGATGAFIDAFVPTAAGGLDGPEGLIFGPDGNLYVSSYVTGSILRYNGATGVFIDAFVPTGSAGLTFPRGLVFGRDGNLYVSSESTDSVLRYNGATGAFIDAFVPAAGGGLDAPIGLVFGPDGHLYVSSGLTASVLRYNGTTGGFIDAFVSAASGGLDVPIGLVFGPDGNLYVSSASTDSILRYNGVTGAFIDAFVAAASGGLDGPTFLIFDNDGDGDGVPDAADNCRFVSNTDQTDNEGDGVGNVCDNVAFDNDGDGVSNGADNCPIVSNSDQADPDGDGKGDACDNCPATFNADQADSDADGIGDVCETPPPADSACGTCAQGVFPVAGLVLPAWLIGWRLRRARRARAGK from the coding sequence ATGATGACAAAGAATCGCGTCTCTGGAATGGGTAGCCAGTGTGCCCTCACGTGGGCGGCAGTCCTAGCGTTGGGCGCGGCTGCCGGCGCCTCGGCCCAGCCGGTCCGGCTGCTCGTCGGCAGTTCTATCACCAACCAGGTCCTGCGCTACAACGGCGACACGGGGACCTTCAGCGACGCCTTCGTCCCCGCCGCCAGCGGCGGGCTGAATGCGCCATTCGGCCTGGTCTTCGGCCCGGACGGCAATCTGTACGTCAGCAGTGGCATCACCGACAGCGTCCTGCGCTACAACGGCGCGACCGGCGCCTTTATCGACGCCTTCGTCCCGACCGCCGCCGGCGGGCTGGATGGGCCCGAAGGCCTGATCTTCGGCCCGGACGGCAACCTGTACGTCAGCAGTTACGTTACTGGCAGCATCCTGCGCTACAACGGCGCGACCGGTGTCTTCATCGACGCCTTCGTCCCGACTGGTAGCGCTGGATTAACATTCCCCCGCGGCCTGGTTTTCGGCCGGGATGGCAACCTGTACGTCAGCAGTGAGAGCACCGACAGCGTCCTGCGCTACAATGGCGCGACCGGCGCCTTCATCGACGCCTTCGTCCCCGCGGCCGGCGGCGGGCTGGATGCGCCCATCGGCCTGGTCTTTGGCCCGGACGGCCACCTGTACGTCAGCAGCGGCCTCACCGCCAGTGTCCTGCGCTACAACGGCACGACCGGCGGCTTCATCGATGCTTTCGTCTCCGCCGCCTCCGGCGGGCTGGATGTCCCCATTGGTCTGGTCTTCGGCCCGGATGGCAACCTGTACGTCAGCAGTGCAAGCACCGACAGCATCCTGCGCTACAACGGCGTGACCGGCGCCTTCATCGACGCCTTCGTCGCGGCCGCCTCCGGCGGGCTGGATGGGCCGACATTCCTGATCTTCGACAACGACGGCGACGGCGACGGCGTGCCCGACGCCGCCGACAACTGCCGGTTCGTCTCCAACACCGATCAGACCGACAACGAGGGCGATGGCGTGGGCAACGTGTGCGACAACGTCGCGTTCGATAACGACGGCGACGGCGTTTCCAACGGCGCCGACAATTGCCCTATCGTTTCCAATTCCGACCAAGCCGATCCCGATGGCGATGGCAAAGGCGACGCGTGCGACAATTGTCCGGCGACGTTCAATGCGGACCAGGCGGACAGCGATGCAGACGGCATCGGCGATGTGTGCGAGACTCCGCCGCCGGCCGACAGCGCCTGCGGCACTTGCGCTCAGGGCGTGTTCCCGGTGGCGGGGCTGGTCCTGCCAGCGTGGTTGATTGGCTGGCGGCTGCGGCGGGCGAGACGGGCCCGTGCCGGGAAGTAA
- a CDS encoding NHL repeat-containing protein yields MFRRSAAYRGCVALGFVVSVSIGVLGVRRASGQLIVTEIIDATGGGGHALDNPFDIAVDGAGNVFVSGGLENAFKITPGGAITQIIDATGDGTGNALDLPSGVAADSAGNAYVAGIKSDNVFRISPAGAITEIIDATGDGTHALDSAVGLAVDGSGNVYVTGSGSDNVFRITPAGAITQIIDATGGEGHALNAPNFVAVDGAENVYVTGAISNNAFKITPGGAITQIIDASGDGAGNVLDVATGVGVDAAGDVYVAGNNSSNVFKITPAGGISQVLDANGDGSSVLETPYEVVVDGADNAYVGGSGSSNVFRITPAGDISKIIDGAGDRLGHPLKITQGIAVSATGIAYVTGGVSDNAFKIAPDTDGDGKAGEVDNCPTVFNADQADGDGDGKGDACDNCPAVFNVDQADSDADGIGDACDTPAPAPCGVCAPGVMLSVMIVPLALKGMRQRRVRACLRAKL; encoded by the coding sequence ATGTTCAGGCGATCGGCAGCGTATCGGGGTTGCGTTGCGCTCGGATTTGTCGTCAGCGTTTCGATCGGTGTTCTCGGGGTGCGACGGGCGAGCGGGCAGCTCATCGTCACTGAGATCATCGACGCGACCGGCGGCGGGGGCCATGCGCTGGATAACCCCTTCGACATCGCGGTCGATGGCGCGGGTAATGTGTTCGTGAGCGGAGGTCTCGAGAATGCCTTCAAGATCACGCCGGGCGGGGCGATCACGCAGATCATCGACGCGACGGGCGACGGGACGGGCAACGCGCTCGATCTGCCGTCGGGGGTCGCCGCTGATTCCGCGGGCAATGCCTATGTGGCGGGGATCAAGAGCGACAATGTGTTCCGGATCAGTCCCGCCGGGGCCATCACCGAGATCATTGACGCGACGGGCGACGGGACGCACGCCCTCGACAGCGCCGTCGGCCTGGCAGTTGACGGATCCGGCAACGTCTATGTGACGGGGTCGGGGAGCGACAACGTTTTCAGGATCACGCCTGCCGGGGCCATTACTCAGATTATCGACGCGACGGGCGGGGAGGGCCATGCGCTCAATGCTCCCAATTTCGTTGCAGTTGATGGGGCGGAAAATGTCTACGTAACGGGCGCGATCAGCAACAACGCCTTCAAGATCACGCCCGGCGGGGCGATTACGCAGATCATCGACGCCAGCGGTGACGGCGCGGGAAACGTGCTGGATGTTGCGACCGGCGTGGGGGTGGATGCCGCCGGGGACGTATATGTTGCGGGTAATAACAGCTCCAACGTGTTCAAGATCACGCCCGCGGGGGGCATTTCTCAGGTCCTGGACGCGAACGGCGATGGGTCGAGCGTCCTCGAAACTCCCTACGAAGTGGTCGTGGATGGCGCGGACAATGCGTATGTGGGAGGATCGGGCAGCAGCAATGTCTTCAGAATCACGCCCGCGGGGGATATTTCGAAGATCATCGACGGCGCCGGAGATCGACTCGGCCATCCTCTCAAGATAACGCAGGGGATTGCTGTGAGCGCTACGGGAATTGCGTACGTCACGGGAGGCGTCAGCGATAATGCGTTCAAGATCGCGCCGGATACGGACGGCGATGGCAAGGCTGGTGAAGTAGACAACTGCCCGACCGTCTTCAATGCGGACCAGGCCGATGGGGATGGGGACGGAAAGGGGGACGCGTGCGACAATTGTCCGGCAGTGTTCAACGTGGATCAGGCGGATAGCGATGCCGACGGGATCGGGGATGCGTGCGATACTCCCGCGCCGGCGCCCTGCGGCGTTTGCGCGCCAGGGGTGATGCTGTCGGTTATGATCGTGCCGTTGGCGCTCAAGGGGATGCGGCAGCGGCGCGTTCGCGCCTGCCTTCGCGCGAAACTCTGA
- a CDS encoding SBBP repeat-containing protein, producing MFGRRLPDPCRLLSLVAILAVLALGAGRASAASIITQIIDVTGGEGHAYVYPQEIAVDSAGNAYATALSSHNAFRITPAGAITQIIDSTGDGVHGLSGPAGIAVDTAGNVYVADIDNNSAFKVTPGGVITQIIDATGDGAGHSLSFAISIVVDTGGNAYVAGGGSDNVFKITPAGIITRIIDATGAGAGQALDFPINVAADAAGNVYVAGAVSDNAFRIASGGAITQIIDATGDGAGHILDSPQGIVVDGAGNVFITGGESDNAFRITPGGVITQIIDASGDGAGNGLEFPYRIAADAAGNAYVSGFNTDNVFKITPAGVIAQIADAAGDGAGHVLDSPSGIAVDSTGNVFVAGNLSDNAFRIAPDIDGDGVSDIADNCPEISNPDQADANGDGVGDACAPQAVGCCAPGVFPVVGLLLPACLIGWRLRRRKSRR from the coding sequence ATGTTTGGGCGCCGACTACCAGACCCGTGCCGCCTTCTTTCGCTTGTCGCCATTCTGGCCGTATTGGCCCTTGGAGCCGGTCGGGCGAGTGCCGCGTCCATCATTACGCAGATCATCGACGTTACCGGCGGCGAGGGCCATGCCTATGTTTACCCTCAAGAGATCGCCGTGGATTCCGCGGGCAATGCCTATGCGACGGCTCTCTCCAGCCACAACGCTTTTAGGATCACCCCCGCCGGGGCCATCACTCAGATCATCGACTCGACCGGCGACGGCGTGCACGGGCTGAGCGGCCCTGCCGGTATCGCCGTGGATACCGCAGGAAACGTCTATGTGGCCGACATCGACAACAACAGCGCCTTTAAGGTCACGCCCGGCGGAGTCATCACTCAAATCATCGACGCGACCGGCGACGGCGCGGGCCATAGCCTTAGTTTTGCAATCAGCATCGTGGTCGATACCGGGGGCAACGCGTATGTGGCGGGCGGCGGCAGCGACAACGTCTTTAAGATAACGCCCGCCGGGATTATCACCCGGATCATCGACGCCACCGGCGCGGGTGCAGGTCAGGCCCTTGATTTTCCCATCAACGTCGCCGCGGACGCCGCGGGCAACGTCTACGTCGCCGGGGCGGTCAGCGACAATGCCTTCCGGATCGCGTCCGGGGGAGCCATCACTCAGATCATCGACGCGACTGGCGACGGCGCGGGCCATATTCTTGATAGTCCCCAAGGCATCGTCGTGGATGGCGCGGGTAACGTTTTTATCACAGGAGGCGAAAGCGACAACGCTTTCAGGATCACCCCCGGCGGGGTTATCACTCAGATCATTGACGCGAGCGGCGACGGCGCGGGGAATGGCTTGGAGTTTCCCTACCGCATCGCCGCGGACGCCGCGGGCAACGCCTATGTCAGCGGCTTCAACACTGACAACGTCTTCAAAATTACCCCGGCCGGAGTCATCGCGCAGATCGCTGACGCGGCCGGCGACGGCGCGGGGCACGTTCTAGATTCTCCCAGCGGCATCGCCGTGGATAGCACGGGCAATGTCTTTGTGGCCGGCAACCTCAGCGATAACGCCTTCAGGATCGCGCCGGATATTGACGGGGATGGCGTGAGCGATATCGCCGACAATTGCCCCGAGATCTCCAATCCGGATCAGGCGGATGCAAACGGCGACGGTGTGGGCGATGCCTGCGCGCCGCAGGCGGTCGGGTGCTGTGCGCCGGGGGTGTTTCCGGTCGTGGGGTTGCTACTGCCGGCGTGTTTGATCGGTTGGCGGCTGCGGCGGCGGAAGAGCCGTCGGTAA